The Pseudomonas asiatica genome has a segment encoding these proteins:
- the nfuA gene encoding Fe-S biogenesis protein NfuA, whose product MSAITITDAAHDYLADLLSKQNTPGIGIRIFITQPGTQYAETCIAYCKPGEEKPDDTAVGLKSFTAYLDAVSVPFLEDALVDYATDRMGGQLTIKAPNAKVPMVNEDSPINERINYYLQTEINPGLASHGGQVSLVDVVDDGIAVLQFGGGCQGCGQADVTLKEGIERTLLERIPELKGVRDVTDHSQKENAYY is encoded by the coding sequence ATGAGCGCTATAACCATTACCGACGCCGCCCATGACTACCTGGCCGATCTGCTCTCCAAGCAGAACACGCCTGGCATCGGCATTCGCATTTTCATCACCCAGCCGGGCACCCAGTACGCCGAAACCTGCATCGCCTACTGCAAGCCGGGCGAAGAGAAGCCTGACGACACCGCCGTGGGCCTGAAGAGCTTCACCGCTTACCTGGACGCGGTCAGCGTGCCGTTCCTGGAAGACGCACTGGTCGACTATGCCACCGACCGCATGGGTGGCCAGCTGACCATCAAGGCGCCGAACGCCAAGGTGCCGATGGTCAACGAAGACAGCCCGATCAACGAGCGCATCAACTACTACCTGCAGACCGAGATCAACCCCGGCCTGGCCAGCCACGGCGGCCAGGTGAGCCTGGTGGATGTGGTCGACGACGGCATCGCCGTGCTGCAGTTCGGTGGTGGTTGCCAGGGTTGTGGCCAGGCCGACGTGACCCTGAAGGAAGGCATCGAGCGTACCCTGCTCGAGCGTATTCCCGAGCTGAAGGGCGTGCGTGACGTGACTGACCACAGCCAGAAAGAGAACGCCTACTACTGA
- a CDS encoding SCO family protein, translated as MNDLYTRRAVVAGMGVLGLGLLAGCSPARGLEFKYGKNMSNEILGRKFSLKDTQGNVRTLSSFYGSMPMIFFGFTQCPAVCPTTLARAAQIRKLLRGRDRDLFQVVLITLDPERDTPEVLDAYVKAFDPSFTALTGTPEEIAAVAKEFKVFYEKVPAGDTYTVSHSSTSYVYDTRGTLRLSLGHSLTAQECAEDLVTLMEIC; from the coding sequence ATGAATGATCTATATACCCGGCGCGCAGTTGTCGCCGGGATGGGCGTTCTCGGGCTTGGCCTGCTCGCAGGCTGCAGCCCGGCCCGGGGGCTCGAGTTCAAGTACGGCAAGAACATGAGCAACGAAATCCTTGGGCGCAAGTTCAGCCTCAAGGACACCCAAGGCAATGTGCGCACCCTGTCGAGCTTCTACGGCAGCATGCCGATGATCTTCTTCGGCTTCACCCAGTGCCCGGCCGTGTGCCCGACCACCCTGGCGCGCGCTGCGCAAATCCGCAAGCTGCTGCGCGGTCGCGATCGCGACCTGTTCCAGGTTGTGTTGATTACCCTGGACCCGGAGCGCGACACCCCCGAAGTGCTCGACGCCTACGTGAAGGCGTTCGACCCGTCGTTCACCGCGCTGACCGGCACCCCCGAGGAAATCGCCGCGGTGGCCAAAGAGTTCAAGGTGTTCTACGAGAAAGTCCCGGCGGGTGATACCTATACCGTCTCTCACTCGTCCACCAGCTACGTCTACGATACGCGTGGCACCCTGCGCCTGAGCCTGGGCCATTCCCTGACCGCCCAGGAATGCGCCGAAGACCTGGTCACCCTGATGGAGATCTGCTGA
- a CDS encoding copper chaperone PCu(A)C — MSMQPIKHGLAALVLMGLALPALAQTTVSDAWVRATVPHQQSTGAFMTLTASSDSKLVGVASPVAKTVQVHEMTMNGDVMGMREVQAVELPAGKAVTLDPNSLHVMLMGLNNQVKEGEKVPLTLTIEDAKGAKETLDVQAEVRALNAEAGGGHDHMHMKH; from the coding sequence ATGTCGATGCAACCGATCAAGCACGGCCTGGCTGCCCTGGTCCTGATGGGCCTGGCGCTGCCGGCCCTGGCCCAGACCACCGTGAGCGACGCCTGGGTGCGGGCGACCGTGCCGCACCAGCAGTCCACCGGTGCCTTCATGACCCTGACCGCCAGCAGCGACAGCAAGCTGGTGGGCGTGGCTTCGCCTGTGGCCAAGACCGTGCAGGTGCACGAGATGACCATGAACGGCGATGTGATGGGCATGCGTGAGGTCCAGGCGGTCGAGCTGCCGGCCGGCAAGGCCGTAACCCTCGACCCGAACAGCCTGCATGTGATGCTGATGGGCCTGAACAACCAGGTGAAGGAAGGCGAGAAAGTGCCGCTGACCCTGACCATCGAAGATGCCAAGGGGGCCAAGGAAACCCTGGACGTACAGGCCGAAGTGCGTGCGCTCAACGCCGAGGCGGGCGGTGGGCATGATCACATGCACATGAAGCACTGA
- a CDS encoding AraC family transcriptional regulator, whose translation MSTPLREQTHLWQAPALGDVEMLHARYFQQRFAPHVHEGYVFTVIESGAQRFWHRGSEHLAPVGSMVLINPDELHTGATAHEAGWRYRGFYPEHERVTGVLDELELGRHGMPSFKDSVIHDPALALAFSQLHQLSEAGASALQQQTAWRQAVLALVQRHGQCAEPAAPGHEPLAVARARELLESQLADPPSLEALAAAVNLSPFHFARVFRQATGLPPHAWLKQRRLARAREMLKRGWAASEVAFDLGFADQSHLSRQFKQAYGVTPGAYRSACLQG comes from the coding sequence ATGAGCACGCCCCTGCGCGAGCAGACACACCTCTGGCAGGCGCCGGCACTGGGCGACGTCGAGATGCTGCACGCGCGCTATTTCCAGCAGCGCTTCGCACCGCATGTGCATGAAGGCTATGTGTTCACCGTGATCGAGTCAGGCGCCCAGCGCTTCTGGCATCGCGGCAGCGAGCACCTGGCGCCGGTCGGCAGCATGGTGCTGATCAATCCCGACGAGCTGCACACCGGGGCCACCGCCCACGAAGCGGGCTGGCGCTACCGAGGGTTCTACCCGGAACATGAACGGGTAACCGGGGTGCTCGACGAACTGGAACTGGGCCGCCACGGCATGCCCAGCTTCAAGGACAGCGTGATCCACGACCCGGCCCTGGCGCTTGCCTTCAGCCAGTTGCACCAGCTGTCCGAAGCCGGCGCCAGCGCCCTGCAGCAGCAGACCGCCTGGCGCCAGGCGGTGCTGGCCCTGGTGCAACGGCACGGGCAATGCGCCGAACCTGCCGCCCCTGGCCACGAACCGCTGGCAGTGGCCCGCGCCCGTGAGCTGCTGGAAAGCCAACTGGCCGACCCGCCCTCGCTCGAGGCCCTGGCGGCGGCGGTCAACTTGTCACCATTCCATTTCGCCCGGGTGTTCCGCCAGGCCACCGGCCTGCCGCCACATGCCTGGTTGAAGCAGCGGCGCCTGGCCCGTGCGCGGGAAATGCTAAAGCGTGGCTGGGCTGCCTCGGAGGTGGCGTTCGACCTGGGCTTTGCCGACCAGAGCCATTTGAGCCGGCAGTTCAAGCAGGCCTATGGGGTAACGCCAGGGGCTTATCGCAGCGCCTGCCTGCAAGGCTGA
- a CDS encoding AzlD domain-containing protein codes for MTWVLILAMGAIVFLNRYAFLEPRLPLRLSSNARQFLGFAVPGMLTAICGPIIFMPEHLLNLSLLNPYLLGSLVAIALVLLTRSVLLSMLVSMLIFFLLRSWLA; via the coding sequence ATGACCTGGGTCCTGATTCTTGCCATGGGCGCCATCGTGTTCCTCAACCGCTATGCGTTCCTGGAGCCGCGCCTGCCCTTGCGCCTGAGCTCCAACGCCCGGCAGTTCCTCGGTTTTGCCGTGCCGGGCATGCTCACCGCAATCTGCGGCCCGATCATCTTCATGCCCGAGCACCTGTTGAACCTGAGCCTGCTCAACCCCTACCTGCTGGGTTCGCTGGTGGCCATCGCCCTGGTGCTGTTGACCCGCAGCGTGTTGCTGAGCATGCTGGTGAGCATGTTGATCTTCTTCCTCCTGCGCAGCTGGCTGGCATGA
- a CDS encoding AzlC family ABC transporter permease, producing MPHIARQAFLHGAIAILPLSLAVAPWGLLAGSMAIEANLSAWEGQGLSAIVFAGAAQLVAIGMLKGGANLASILLTTLLLTSQHLLYGLTMRPVLSSQPLRWRLGLGFLLTDEFFALTSQYDQQQFNRWYALGVGLTFYVAWNLFTLAGILLGQNIPHLDQLGLDFSIVATFVALIAPLVRNLATLVCVAVSLFCSVLFSYWHWETALVAAGLLGMSAGFVCQKFAGARA from the coding sequence ATGCCCCACATCGCCCGCCAAGCCTTTCTCCACGGCGCCATCGCCATTCTCCCGTTGTCCCTGGCCGTCGCCCCCTGGGGCCTGCTGGCCGGCTCCATGGCCATCGAGGCCAACCTCAGCGCCTGGGAGGGGCAAGGGCTGTCGGCCATTGTCTTCGCCGGTGCCGCGCAACTGGTGGCGATCGGCATGCTCAAGGGCGGCGCCAACCTGGCGTCGATCCTGCTGACCACCCTGCTGCTGACCTCGCAGCACCTGCTGTATGGCCTGACGATGCGCCCGGTGCTGTCCAGCCAGCCGCTGCGCTGGCGCCTGGGCCTGGGCTTCCTGCTCACCGACGAGTTCTTCGCCCTGACCAGCCAGTACGACCAGCAGCAGTTCAACCGCTGGTACGCCCTGGGCGTGGGCCTGACCTTCTACGTCGCCTGGAACCTGTTCACCCTGGCCGGCATCCTGCTGGGGCAGAACATTCCGCACCTGGACCAGCTCGGCCTGGACTTTTCCATTGTCGCCACCTTCGTCGCCCTGATCGCGCCGCTGGTGCGCAACCTGGCCACGCTGGTGTGCGTGGCGGTGTCGCTGTTCTGTTCGGTGCTGTTCAGCTACTGGCACTGGGAAACCGCCCTGGTGGCCGCAGGCCTGCTGGGCATGAGCGCCGGTTTCGTCTGCCAGAAATTCGCCGGAGCCCGCGCATGA
- a CDS encoding sel1 repeat family protein: MSRMLRLPPLLIALMPLAAHALEVRIDPHADLLYRQALPLLEQADSQDDGASTLRTAIGGDPELSRQGQAMAHTLPTAVALLKKSVELGHPVAQYRLALYYMTYLPAAQIPDAACPLLEASLRQGFAAPAPAIATWCPPYNVSSEYRTALEAIPNMATVYAPYYPQPATRLACNRNRPQGLEMQWGRQRDYQAEVYRLLGDLDPQHRQSLLQKAVDTNGCVTAQQHLTSRP, translated from the coding sequence GTGAGCCGCATGCTTCGCTTGCCCCCACTGTTGATCGCCCTGATGCCGCTGGCCGCGCACGCGCTGGAAGTGCGCATCGACCCTCATGCCGACCTGCTCTACCGCCAGGCCTTGCCCCTGCTGGAGCAGGCCGACAGCCAGGACGACGGCGCCAGCACGCTGCGCACGGCCATCGGCGGCGACCCGGAGCTCAGCCGCCAGGGCCAGGCCATGGCCCACACCCTGCCGACAGCCGTCGCCTTGCTGAAAAAGTCCGTGGAGCTGGGCCACCCGGTCGCACAGTACCGCCTGGCGCTGTACTACATGACCTACCTGCCCGCCGCGCAAATCCCGGATGCCGCCTGCCCGCTGCTCGAAGCCAGCCTCAGACAGGGCTTTGCCGCGCCGGCGCCGGCCATCGCCACCTGGTGCCCGCCCTATAACGTCAGCAGCGAGTACCGCACTGCGCTGGAGGCCATCCCCAACATGGCCACCGTATATGCCCCCTACTACCCGCAACCGGCCACGCGCCTGGCCTGCAACCGCAACCGGCCACAAGGCCTGGAAATGCAGTGGGGGCGCCAGCGTGACTACCAGGCCGAGGTATACCGCCTGCTCGGCGACCTCGACCCGCAGCACCGCCAGAGCCTGCTGCAGAAGGCCGTGGATACCAACGGCTGCGTGACAGCGCAGCAGCACCTGACCAGCCGTCCTTAA
- a CDS encoding LysE family translocator — MNTALTATYALTVLLLIATPGPVVALIVNTAAASGSRKAMFTAVGTNWASLVLIGAAAWIILTSAAIDKAWLSAMSLLGCLFIGYIAVGTLRDALQAPAAEAPGELAKPGRGGLLQGFMVGISNPKDIIFFIAFFPQFIQITESFGKSMVVLSMLWVAIDFAVLSLYIFAIGKIASQRSNRMISLASGVALLLIAAGGLLYNVKELAA, encoded by the coding sequence GTGAATACCGCACTCACCGCTACCTACGCCCTTACTGTCCTGCTACTGATCGCCACCCCCGGCCCGGTGGTGGCACTGATCGTCAACACCGCGGCCGCCTCCGGCTCACGCAAGGCCATGTTCACGGCTGTGGGTACCAACTGGGCATCACTGGTGCTGATCGGCGCGGCGGCCTGGATCATCCTCACCAGCGCCGCCATCGACAAGGCCTGGCTCAGCGCCATGAGCCTGCTGGGTTGCCTGTTCATCGGCTACATTGCCGTCGGCACGCTGCGGGACGCCCTGCAGGCGCCGGCAGCCGAGGCACCGGGCGAGCTCGCCAAGCCTGGCCGCGGCGGGCTGCTGCAAGGTTTCATGGTGGGCATTTCCAACCCGAAGGACATCATCTTCTTCATCGCCTTCTTCCCGCAGTTCATCCAGATCACCGAGTCGTTCGGCAAGAGCATGGTGGTGCTGTCGATGCTGTGGGTGGCCATCGATTTTGCCGTGCTCAGCCTGTACATCTTCGCCATCGGCAAGATCGCCTCGCAGCGCAGCAACCGCATGATCAGCCTGGCCTCGGGGGTCGCCCTGCTGCTGATCGCCGCCGGCGGCCTGCTGTACAACGTCAAGGAGCTGGCGGCCTGA
- a CDS encoding YqcI/YcgG family protein codes for MSTGYGTCYRLDALELAADHVRNARHWTYKAVEHFRSVLANPEFPCLFGRKAVNGATCHILFARAGQLADDIAMGLADYVRTVTPIPPKQRIGSPLVVFLETAADYTLAEQQALAWKVLRGVHARDPHPWPQGIPTDPDDNAWSFCFAGMPLFINMNFPGHQQMKSRNLGPHITFVINPRANFDEVANVNTESGHRIRERIRERVHHYNDGVMPDTLGFFGDADNYEWKQYQLQEAGSLNPSRCPFHAHAVQPATPDILIET; via the coding sequence ATGTCGACGGGTTATGGAACTTGCTATCGCCTGGATGCGCTAGAGCTGGCCGCTGACCATGTGCGCAACGCGCGACATTGGACCTACAAAGCCGTAGAACATTTTCGCAGTGTCCTCGCCAACCCCGAGTTTCCCTGCCTGTTCGGCCGCAAGGCGGTAAACGGCGCAACCTGCCACATCCTCTTCGCCCGCGCCGGGCAGCTGGCCGATGACATCGCCATGGGCCTGGCCGACTACGTGCGCACCGTCACACCTATCCCACCCAAGCAGCGTATCGGCAGCCCACTGGTGGTGTTTCTCGAAACTGCCGCCGACTACACCCTGGCCGAGCAACAGGCGCTGGCCTGGAAGGTGTTGCGTGGCGTGCACGCGCGCGACCCGCATCCCTGGCCGCAGGGCATCCCGACCGACCCCGACGACAACGCCTGGTCGTTCTGCTTTGCCGGCATGCCGCTGTTCATCAACATGAACTTCCCCGGCCACCAGCAGATGAAAAGCCGCAACCTGGGGCCACACATCACCTTCGTCATCAACCCGCGGGCGAACTTCGACGAAGTGGCCAACGTCAACACCGAAAGCGGCCATCGTATCCGCGAACGCATCCGCGAGCGCGTGCACCACTACAACGACGGCGTCATGCCCGACACCCTTGGTTTCTTCGGCGATGCCGACAACTACGAGTGGAAGCAGTACCAACTGCAGGAGGCAGGGTCGCTCAACCCGTCCCGCTGCCCGTTCCACGCCCATGCCGTACAGCCGGCAACACCCGACATACTGATCGAGACCTGA
- a CDS encoding LysR substrate-binding domain-containing protein, whose protein sequence is MSERIQALHALRAFEVASRYGSFTRAAEELALTQGAVSHHIKTLEAMFGCDLFERRGPKLALTEHGRLLAQELKVGFKIIENACALLRQDRYGLRLKAPSTLTVRWLLRALDAFKKVEDNCSVQLSSVWMDIDSVDFYSEPYDCAILLANGRFPADIESFKLFDEWLIPVCHPDYMAQAQPVLADLAQCEFLHPSPDRRDWRRWLARMDALDISIDHGQVFDTLDQGISAAQQGLGISVVDLVLASADLLAGRLVTPFKHAVATGDGYYMTWLKASPKARQMHKLREFLLGQVPPLACKDINYLYG, encoded by the coding sequence ATGTCGGAACGGATTCAGGCTTTGCACGCGCTGCGTGCCTTCGAGGTGGCCTCTCGCTATGGCTCATTTACCCGTGCCGCGGAAGAGCTGGCCCTGACCCAGGGCGCCGTCAGCCACCACATCAAGACCCTCGAAGCCATGTTCGGCTGCGACCTGTTCGAACGCCGCGGGCCGAAGCTGGCCCTGACCGAGCACGGCCGCCTGCTGGCGCAGGAACTCAAGGTTGGCTTCAAGATCATCGAAAATGCCTGCGCCCTGCTGCGTCAGGACCGCTACGGCCTGCGTCTGAAGGCGCCGTCCACGCTGACCGTGCGCTGGCTGCTGCGGGCGCTGGATGCGTTCAAGAAGGTCGAGGACAACTGCAGCGTGCAGCTGTCCAGCGTGTGGATGGACATCGACAGCGTGGACTTCTACTCCGAGCCCTACGACTGTGCGATCCTCCTGGCCAACGGGCGTTTTCCCGCCGATATCGAGAGTTTCAAGCTGTTCGATGAATGGCTGATCCCGGTGTGCCACCCGGATTACATGGCCCAGGCTCAACCGGTCCTTGCCGACCTGGCCCAGTGCGAATTCCTGCACCCGTCCCCTGACCGACGAGACTGGCGGCGCTGGCTGGCTCGCATGGATGCGCTGGACATCAGCATCGATCACGGGCAAGTGTTCGATACTCTCGACCAGGGCATCTCGGCCGCACAGCAAGGCCTGGGTATTTCGGTGGTCGACCTGGTGCTGGCCAGCGCCGACCTGTTGGCCGGGCGCCTGGTCACACCGTTCAAGCACGCGGTGGCCACCGGCGACGGCTATTACATGACCTGGCTCAAGGCCAGCCCCAAGGCGCGGCAGATGCACAAGCTGCGCGAGTTCCTGCTAGGCCAGGTGCCACCGCTGGCCTGCAAGGACATCAATTACCTGTACGGTTGA
- a CDS encoding DNA polymerase II — translation MELQQGFVLTRHWHDTPEGTCVEFWLATDQGPRQLRLAPQVSVAFIPQEQEAHARVLLANEAGVELRPLQLKDFDQRPVLGLYCRQHRQLMQLEQRLRTAGIEVFEADIRPPERYLMERFITAPVQFTGQPDAQGVLCDAQLKPLPGYRPPLRLVSLDIETSERGELYSIALEGCGQRQVYMLGPANGTADDLDFDLHYCADRADILACLNQWMAEHDPDAIIGWNLIQFDLRLLHEYAKLLQVPLALGRNGAPMTLRSHAGGGHVFADAPGRLLIDGIEALRSATWSFPSFSLESVAQTLLGEGKAIDTPYQRMDEINRRFAEDKPALARYNLKDCELVTRIFAHTRLLEFLLERSSVTGLAVDRSGGSVAALCHLYIPQMHRLGFVAPNLGSRPDEASPGGFVMDSRPGLYDSVLVLDYKSLYPSIIRTFLIDPVGLVEGLRLPDDEHSVEGFRGGRFSRSEHCLPAIVERVWQGREAAKREGNAPLSQALKIIMNAFYGVLGSSGCRFFDPRLASSITMRGHQIMRQTRALIEARGYEVIYGDTDSTFVWLKGAHGEEAAARIGRELVAQVNQWWREHLREQMNLESALELQFEVHYRRFLMPTIRGTDEGSKKRYAGLVQRADGSEQMVYKGLESVRTDWSPLAREFQQELYGRIFRGEPYQAYVRDYVRRTLAGELNELMVYRKRLRRPLADYQRNVPPHVRAARLADDYNRRLGRPLQYQRGGWISYLITLAGPEPLENLQAPVDYEHYLTRQLQPVADAILPFVGDSFEGLTGQQLALF, via the coding sequence GTGGAGTTGCAGCAGGGCTTTGTCCTGACCCGACATTGGCATGACACGCCCGAAGGCACCTGCGTGGAATTCTGGCTGGCCACCGACCAGGGGCCACGGCAGCTGCGCCTGGCGCCACAGGTATCGGTGGCATTCATCCCCCAGGAGCAGGAAGCGCACGCGCGGGTGCTGCTGGCCAACGAAGCCGGTGTCGAGTTGCGGCCGCTGCAGCTGAAGGACTTTGACCAGCGCCCGGTGCTGGGCCTGTACTGCCGCCAGCACCGGCAACTGATGCAGTTGGAGCAACGCCTGCGCACGGCCGGTATCGAGGTGTTCGAAGCCGATATTCGCCCGCCCGAGCGCTACCTGATGGAGCGCTTCATCACCGCCCCGGTGCAGTTCACCGGCCAACCGGATGCCCAGGGTGTGCTCTGCGATGCCCAGCTCAAGCCCCTGCCGGGTTATCGCCCGCCGCTGCGCCTGGTGTCGCTGGACATCGAGACCAGCGAGCGGGGCGAGCTGTACAGCATTGCCCTGGAAGGCTGTGGCCAGCGCCAGGTGTACATGCTCGGGCCGGCCAACGGCACGGCTGATGACCTCGACTTCGACCTGCACTACTGCGCCGACCGCGCCGACATACTGGCCTGCCTCAACCAGTGGATGGCCGAGCACGACCCGGATGCAATCATCGGCTGGAACCTGATCCAGTTCGACCTGCGCCTGCTGCATGAGTACGCCAAGCTGCTGCAGGTACCGCTGGCACTGGGACGCAATGGCGCGCCGATGACCTTGCGCAGCCATGCCGGTGGTGGCCACGTGTTCGCCGATGCCCCGGGGCGGCTGCTGATCGACGGCATCGAGGCGCTGCGCTCGGCGACCTGGAGCTTCCCGTCGTTCAGCCTCGAAAGTGTCGCCCAGACCTTGCTCGGTGAAGGCAAGGCCATCGACACGCCGTACCAGCGCATGGATGAAATCAACCGCCGCTTCGCCGAGGACAAGCCGGCGTTGGCGCGCTACAACCTCAAGGATTGCGAGCTGGTGACGCGCATCTTCGCCCACACCCGCCTGCTCGAATTCCTGCTGGAGCGGTCTTCGGTCACCGGCCTTGCGGTGGACCGCAGCGGTGGTTCGGTGGCCGCGCTCTGCCACTTGTACATCCCGCAGATGCACCGCCTGGGCTTCGTCGCCCCCAACCTCGGCAGCCGCCCCGACGAAGCCAGCCCCGGTGGCTTCGTCATGGATTCGCGCCCGGGCCTATACGACTCGGTGTTGGTGCTGGACTACAAGAGCCTGTACCCGTCGATCATACGTACCTTCCTGATCGACCCGGTGGGGCTGGTCGAAGGCTTGCGCCTGCCCGATGATGAACACTCGGTGGAAGGGTTCCGCGGTGGGCGTTTTTCCCGTAGCGAGCATTGCCTGCCGGCCATCGTCGAGCGGGTATGGCAGGGCCGGGAAGCGGCCAAGCGCGAGGGCAACGCGCCGCTGTCGCAAGCGCTGAAGATCATCATGAATGCCTTTTACGGGGTGTTGGGCTCGAGCGGCTGCCGCTTCTTCGACCCGCGCCTGGCTTCGTCGATCACCATGCGCGGCCACCAGATCATGCGCCAGACCCGTGCGCTGATCGAAGCCAGGGGCTACGAGGTGATCTACGGCGATACCGACTCCACCTTCGTCTGGCTCAAGGGCGCCCACGGCGAGGAGGCTGCAGCACGCATCGGCCGTGAGCTGGTGGCCCAGGTCAACCAGTGGTGGCGCGAACACCTGCGCGAGCAGATGAACCTGGAAAGCGCGCTGGAGCTGCAGTTCGAGGTGCATTACCGGCGCTTCCTGATGCCCACCATCCGCGGTACGGACGAAGGCAGCAAGAAGCGCTACGCCGGGCTGGTGCAGCGGGCCGATGGCAGCGAGCAGATGGTCTACAAGGGCCTGGAGTCGGTGCGTACCGACTGGTCGCCGCTGGCCCGGGAGTTCCAGCAGGAGCTTTATGGCCGGATCTTCCGCGGGGAGCCTTACCAGGCGTATGTGCGCGATTATGTACGGCGCACCTTGGCCGGGGAGCTGAATGAGCTGATGGTGTACCGCAAGCGTTTGCGCCGGCCGCTAGCCGATTACCAGCGCAATGTGCCGCCGCACGTGCGTGCGGCCCGGCTGGCCGATGACTACAACCGCCGCCTTGGTCGCCCGTTGCAATACCAGCGCGGCGGCTGGATCAGCTATCTGATCACCCTGGCGGGCCCCGAACCCCTGGAAAACCTGCAAGCGCCGGTGGACTACGAGCATTACCTGACGCGGCAGCTGCAGCCGGTGGCCGATGCCATCCTGCCTTTTGTTGGCGACAGTTTCGAAGGGTTGACCGGCCAGCAGCTGGCGCTGTTCTGA